One window of the Labeo rohita strain BAU-BD-2019 chromosome 9, IGBB_LRoh.1.0, whole genome shotgun sequence genome contains the following:
- the LOC127170872 gene encoding glycerophosphodiester phosphodiesterase domain-containing protein 5-like produces the protein MEEEESAAPVLCCLNSQSGGTHSLQRIHWRASDIMLNFYKSVVLKRQAHLQSGQLARWKMSGMRSYNPEQIMLSAVVRRPSRVTSTS, from the exons ATGGAAGAAGAAGAGTCCGCCGCTCCTGTCTTGTG ctgtttgaactctcaatctggcggcacccattcactgcagaggatccattggagggcaagtgatataatgctaaatttctacaaatctgttgtGTTGAAGAGACAAGCTCATCTACAATCTGGACAGCTTgcaag gtgGAAGATGAGTGGTATGCGCAGCTACAACCCTGAGCAGATCATGCTAAGCGCTGTAGTACGTCGGCCGAGTCGTGTGACGTCAACCTCATGA